CCGTTTTTTTAACGGGCCATACGGGTTTTAAAGGCAGTTGGTTAACTCTCTGGCTCAGTCAGTTGGGAGCAAAGGTGTCGGGCTATTCATTAGATCCTCTGACAAACCCTAACTTATGTGAACTGGCTGAAATTGCTAAATGTTTGCGCTCTGATACTCGGGCTGATGTCAATGATTTAGCGAATCTTCAAAAGGCGATCGCCGAAGCCAGGCCGGAGATTGTCTTTCACCTTGCAGCCCAGCCTCTAGTGCGCCGTAGCTATCGTGATCCAGTCGGCACTTTTGCCACTAACGTGATGGGAACTGCCCACCTTCTTGAGGCGTTGCGGGCCTCTGACTCAGTGCGAGTGGTGGTGATTGTGACTACCGATAAGGTTTATCGCAATGTTGAATGGTGTTGGCCATACCGAGAAGATGATCAACTGGGAGGTCATGATCCCTATAGTGCGAGCAAGGCCGCCTGCGAAATCGTAGTAGCCAGTTATCGTGATGCCTTTCTTCGAGAACAAGGAGTGGCCGTGGCCAGCGCCCGGGCCGGCAATGTCATCGGAGGGGGAGATTGGTCAGAGGATCGTCTCATTCCTGATGTTGTCCGCGCCCTAGATGCAAAAACGATGGTCATAATCCGTCGTCCCCAAGCTATTCGTCCCTGGCAACATGTGTTAGAGCCTCTAGCTGGCTATTTATTGTTAGCTCAAAAACTTTGGCATTCACCAGAATTGGCAGGGGCCTATAACCTAGGCCCGGAAACAAAAGACGCAGCCACTGTGCGTCAAATATTAGAATTTGCTTCGCGAATAGAACCCGGCTTGCAAGTGGAATATGGCGATGGCAATGAAGGGCCCCATGAGGCGGGTTGGTTATCCCTCGAGATTGCAAAAGCGCGAACTTTACTGGGATATCGTCCTAGTTGGGGGGTCGAGGAGGCAGTACGACGCACAATGATCTGGTATCGTTCTCAACGACAGGGAGAAAGCCCATTAACTCTTTGTCAGACAGAAATTGAAGAATATGAAAAGGAGCTAATGGCTCTGTCAGACCTTGCTATCTGAAACAAAAACCCAGCAAAAATGACTACTATGGGAAGATTTTTGACTGAAGATTTGGGCATTGCCGGACTCAGAACCGTTATCCGTCAGCCCATCGGCGATCGCCGGGGATTTTTGGCCCGTTTGTTTTGTGCTGAGGAGTTGAAGGAAGTAGGTTGGCATAAACCCATTGCCCAGATTAACCATACCCATACGGCCCAAGGCGGCACTGTGCGAGGTATGCATTACCAAAATCCTCCCTCTGCGGAAATGAAATTGGTTACTTGCATTCGGGGTCAGGTTTGGGATGTGGCGGTGGATTTGCGGGTTGATTCCCCCACTTTTTTGACTTGGCAAGGGGTAGTACTAAGTGCGGATAACAATAGGGCATTGTTGATACCCGAAGGCTGTGCCCATGGTTTTCAAGCCTTGAGCGATGATGTTGAATTGATTTACTGTCACTCGGTCGCCTATAACCCGATGGCGGAAGGGGGGTTGAATCCCCAAGATCCTCGCCTAGGGATTGAGTGGCCCCAAGCAATTACCGAATTATCCCAGCGAGACCAAAATCACCCCTTACTAGATTCCACCTTTTTAGGTCTGAGTTTATGAAATGTCGCCATTGCCATACACCTTTAAAGCAAACATTCCTGGATTTGGGTTTTGCCCCCCCGTCCAATGCCTATTTGAACCAGATTGATTTAAGTAGACCGGAGGTTACTTATCCATTAAGGATCAAGGTTTGTGAACAGTGTTGGCTAGTACAAACAGAAGACTACACCCAGGCGGAAGAGTTATTCTGTGGGGACTATGCCTATTTTTCCAGCACGTCTAGTAGTTGGCTTAGCCATGCGGCCCGTTATGTGGAAAAGATTACAGAGCGGCTAGGTTTGACTACGGATAGTTTTGTCATTGAGGTGGCGGCCAATGATGGCTATCTGCTCAAGAATTTTGTGGCGGCGGGGGTTCCCTGTCTGGGCATTGAACCAACAGCTAGCACGGCGGCGGCGGCGGAAAAACTAGGGATTGCTGTTTTAAAAGAGTTTTTTGGAGAAAATTTAGGGCGATCGCTCTCAGCAAAGGGCCAACAGGCTGATTTGATTATTGGTAATAATGTCTTTGCCCATGTACCGGATATTAATGATTTTACGTTGGGTTTAAAACAAGCCCTGAAACCAGGGGGAACCATTACCTTAGAATTTCCCCACCTAATGCAATTACTGGCCCAGACCCAATTTGATACGGTTTACCATGAGCATTTTTCCTATCTTTCTCTCTACACGGTCACAAAAATCTTTGCTAAAGCTGGCTTGCAGGTGTGGGATGTGGAAGAGTTACCTACCCATGGCGGCAGTTTACGGGTCTATGGCTGTCATCTAGGCGATCGCCAAGTTAGTGAGCGAGTAAGGGAATTATTGAAACAGGAAACGGCCCAGGGTTTACAGGATTTAGCAATCTATCAGCATTTCCAGGAACGGGCAGATCAGATTAAAAATCAATTGCTAGCCTTTTTGATTGAACAGAAAACAGCGGGGAAGGTGGTGGCCGGTTATGGGGCAGCGGCTAAAGGTAATACTTTGCTCAATTATGCTGGGGTGAAACCGGATTTGTTGCCCTTTGTTTGTGATGCATCTTCATCTAAGCAGGGTAAGTTTTTACCCGGTAGTCATATTGCCATTTTGCCTCCAACGGCGATCGCCGAAAAACACCCGGATTTTGTCCTGATTTTGCCTTGGAATTTACGGACAGAGATCATGACCCAGTTGGGCTATGTGGGAGACTGGGGGGGGCAATTTGTGACCGCAATTCCTAATTTACAGATTTGTTAGAATGTTGAGCAGGTAAAGAAAATAAGCAACTCCTATGGTTGAAGCAACAGCCCTCACCTCACTTTACGAACAAGATTATCCTGCCTGGTTAGATTTGACCCTAACACAACTTAAACAGCAGCAATTTAGCGTCATTGATTGGGCTAATTTGATTGAGGAAATAGAAGAATTGGGCCGAGAACAACGACACAAGGTAGAAAGTTATCTGTTGCGTCTTCTCATCCACCTACTTTTGTACGAGCATTGGCAAGCTGAACGCCCCTGGTCAGGTAAAGGCTGGGAAAAAGAGATTGATAATTTTCGGTTAGAGCTTGATTCCCTGCTGGAGTCCCAAGTTCTTCATAACCATTTTGAGACAGTTCTACCAAAAAACTACGCCAAAGCCCGCAAACTGGCTATCAAAAAATCTCACTTATCACCAACAATATTTCCTGAAGTTTGTCCCTATACCCTGGGTCAAATTCTTGACTTTGGTTGGTTGCCATAATCAAAAAAGTTTTTATAATTGTTGGTAAATTTACCGGACGATTAAGTATTATGTCTGCCATAACTGCCCAAGAGTTAGAAGCTCAAATGCCCGATGCTAGTCAATTATTGAGCGATGAACCAGAAATGGAAAGTTCTTTGCACTATATGCAGTTACTACTGTTAGTTACCTGCTTAGAATTGGCCTGGCAAGACCGAAACGATTTTTTTATTGGTGCAAATTTGACTATCTATTTTAGCCGTCAGCAATTAAAGAGTCATGACTTTCGTGGTCCTGACTTTTTCTTGGTTAAAAATACTGCCAGAAAACCTCGAAAATCTTGGGTGGTTTGGGAGGAAGATGGTCGCTATCCTGATTTGATTATTGAGCTTTTATCGGATTCGACTGCAGACACTGATCGCCATTTGAAACGAGATTTATACGCAGAAAGATTTCATACACCAGAATATTTTTATTTTTCTCCGGATACCCTGGAGTTGGCGGGCTTTAGGCTAGATG
The genomic region above belongs to Synechocystis sp. PCC 6803 substr. PCC-P and contains:
- the rfbG gene encoding CDP-glucose 4,6-dehydratase, with product MLDKSFWQGKSVFLTGHTGFKGSWLTLWLSQLGAKVSGYSLDPLTNPNLCELAEIAKCLRSDTRADVNDLANLQKAIAEARPEIVFHLAAQPLVRRSYRDPVGTFATNVMGTAHLLEALRASDSVRVVVIVTTDKVYRNVEWCWPYREDDQLGGHDPYSASKAACEIVVASYRDAFLREQGVAVASARAGNVIGGGDWSEDRLIPDVVRALDAKTMVIIRRPQAIRPWQHVLEPLAGYLLLAQKLWHSPELAGAYNLGPETKDAATVRQILEFASRIEPGLQVEYGDGNEGPHEAGWLSLEIAKARTLLGYRPSWGVEEAVRRTMIWYRSQRQGESPLTLCQTEIEEYEKELMALSDLAI
- a CDS encoding dTDP-4-dehydrorhamnose 3,5-epimerase family protein → MTEDLGIAGLRTVIRQPIGDRRGFLARLFCAEELKEVGWHKPIAQINHTHTAQGGTVRGMHYQNPPSAEMKLVTCIRGQVWDVAVDLRVDSPTFLTWQGVVLSADNNRALLIPEGCAHGFQALSDDVELIYCHSVAYNPMAEGGLNPQDPRLGIEWPQAITELSQRDQNHPLLDSTFLGLSL
- a CDS encoding Uma2 family endonuclease, with translation MSAITAQELEAQMPDASQLLSDEPEMESSLHYMQLLLLVTCLELAWQDRNDFFIGANLTIYFSRQQLKSHDFRGPDFFLVKNTARKPRKSWVVWEEDGRYPDLIIELLSDSTADTDRHLKRDLYAERFHTPEYFYFSPDTLELAGFRLDGDKYQPIIPNDQGWLWSKVLGFFLGIEGQELRYFTLEGAVLPTPQEAVRIEVDKGMAMVEQERLKAIQAEQDAEQERLKATQAQQDAEQERLKAIQAQQDAEQERLKAIQAQQDAEQAKAELQKLQDKVRSLGISID
- a CDS encoding DUF29 domain-containing protein codes for the protein MVEATALTSLYEQDYPAWLDLTLTQLKQQQFSVIDWANLIEEIEELGREQRHKVESYLLRLLIHLLLYEHWQAERPWSGKGWEKEIDNFRLELDSLLESQVLHNHFETVLPKNYAKARKLAIKKSHLSPTIFPEVCPYTLGQILDFGWLP
- a CDS encoding class I SAM-dependent methyltransferase, whose amino-acid sequence is MAPSNYRIIPARPKSPLTRFHLFRSEFMKCRHCHTPLKQTFLDLGFAPPSNAYLNQIDLSRPEVTYPLRIKVCEQCWLVQTEDYTQAEELFCGDYAYFSSTSSSWLSHAARYVEKITERLGLTTDSFVIEVAANDGYLLKNFVAAGVPCLGIEPTASTAAAAEKLGIAVLKEFFGENLGRSLSAKGQQADLIIGNNVFAHVPDINDFTLGLKQALKPGGTITLEFPHLMQLLAQTQFDTVYHEHFSYLSLYTVTKIFAKAGLQVWDVEELPTHGGSLRVYGCHLGDRQVSERVRELLKQETAQGLQDLAIYQHFQERADQIKNQLLAFLIEQKTAGKVVAGYGAAAKGNTLLNYAGVKPDLLPFVCDASSSKQGKFLPGSHIAILPPTAIAEKHPDFVLILPWNLRTEIMTQLGYVGDWGGQFVTAIPNLQIC